A section of the Chitinispirillales bacterium genome encodes:
- a CDS encoding argininosuccinate synthase — translation MSKEKCVLAYSGGLDTSVMVQWIKENYDVDVICVCGNLGQAEELDGLEEKALKTGAVKAFIEDQREEFIRDYIYPTVKAGAIYENKYLLGTSFGRPLIAKRQVEIALREGAAYVAHGATGKGNDQVRFELTYMALAPQLKVIAPWKDSRWNFKSREECVDYANKRNIPISVSKEKIYSEDRNIWHISHEGGELENPWNEPQDRVYTISNTIEKAPNTPEYVEIEFEKGVPVAINGKKYSSTVELLTKLNEIGAKHGVGHVDMVENRLVGIKSRGVYETPGGTILYSAHANLEELVLDRNTLRAKQEIALKYADLVYDGRWFSPLREAFDAFVNKTQERVCGVVKLKLYKGNIVPAGAKSPYSLYLDELASFNVSDFYDMKDATGFIRCYGLPMKVAGLIGKK, via the coding sequence ATGTCGAAAGAAAAGTGTGTACTTGCGTATTCCGGCGGATTGGATACGTCGGTTATGGTTCAATGGATTAAAGAAAATTACGACGTCGATGTCATTTGCGTCTGCGGAAACCTTGGACAGGCGGAAGAATTGGACGGTCTTGAAGAAAAAGCGTTGAAAACCGGAGCGGTAAAGGCGTTTATTGAAGACCAACGAGAAGAATTTATTCGAGACTATATTTATCCGACAGTGAAAGCGGGCGCGATTTATGAAAACAAATATTTATTGGGGACGTCTTTCGGCAGACCGCTTATAGCAAAAAGACAGGTCGAGATCGCTTTGCGGGAAGGCGCTGCGTATGTGGCTCACGGCGCTACCGGAAAAGGAAACGATCAAGTTCGTTTTGAACTGACATATATGGCTCTTGCTCCGCAGCTCAAAGTCATTGCGCCTTGGAAAGACAGCCGCTGGAATTTCAAATCGCGCGAGGAATGCGTTGATTACGCAAACAAGCGCAATATTCCGATTTCGGTAAGTAAAGAAAAAATTTATTCCGAGGATCGCAATATTTGGCATATTTCACATGAAGGCGGAGAACTTGAAAATCCTTGGAACGAACCGCAGGACCGAGTTTATACGATTTCGAACACAATTGAAAAAGCGCCTAACACTCCTGAGTATGTCGAAATTGAGTTTGAAAAGGGTGTTCCGGTTGCAATTAACGGTAAAAAATATTCTTCGACGGTTGAACTTCTTACAAAATTAAACGAAATCGGTGCGAAACACGGCGTCGGACACGTAGATATGGTTGAGAATCGCTTGGTAGGGATTAAATCGCGCGGCGTCTATGAAACTCCTGGCGGTACGATTTTGTATTCCGCTCACGCTAATCTTGAAGAATTGGTTTTGGACAGAAACACCCTTCGGGCAAAACAGGAAATCGCATTAAAATATGCCGATTTGGTTTATGACGGAAGATGGTTCAGTCCGCTTCGGGAGGCGTTTGACGCGTTTGTTAATAAAACGCAGGAAAGAGTCTGCGGAGTTGTCAAACTTAAACTTTACAAAGGGAATATAGTTCCTGCCGGAGCGAAATCGCCTTATTCGCTTTATTTGGACGAATTGGCGTCGTTTAACGTAAGCGATTTTTACGATATGAAAGATGCGACTGGTTTTATTCGTTGCTATGGACTGCCGATGAAAGTTGCCGGATTGATTGGCAAAAAGTAG
- the ispD gene encoding 2-C-methyl-D-erythritol 4-phosphate cytidylyltransferase gives MKAHKQMSISAIIVAGGMGKRLGKEIPKAFVPICRKELFLYSAEIFDEMGIFNEIIVVVPNSAIAKTQEKTADFSTKIIIAQGGKERHNSVENGVKKASGDIVIIHDAARPFATKELVGQLIENYTGNNFCGMICANPIVDTIRRFENNLCGQTINRSELIAVGTPQIFDKKTLLDCFAKIEDLSEIPTDEAMLVQKFGHKVGWIKSSKMNFKITTPEDIILAEAIVKNGEIS, from the coding sequence GTGAAAGCGCATAAACAAATGTCAATTTCGGCTATAATTGTCGCCGGCGGGATGGGAAAGCGGCTCGGGAAAGAAATTCCCAAAGCGTTTGTACCGATTTGCCGAAAAGAATTATTTTTATACTCTGCAGAAATTTTCGACGAAATGGGAATTTTTAACGAAATAATCGTTGTCGTTCCAAACAGCGCGATTGCGAAAACGCAAGAAAAGACGGCTGATTTTTCTACAAAAATTATTATAGCGCAGGGTGGAAAAGAGCGGCATAATTCAGTTGAAAACGGTGTAAAAAAAGCAAGCGGCGACATAGTTATAATTCACGACGCGGCGCGTCCATTCGCCACAAAAGAATTAGTCGGGCAACTTATAGAAAATTATACCGGCAATAATTTCTGCGGAATGATTTGCGCCAACCCGATTGTAGATACGATTCGCAGGTTTGAGAATAATTTGTGCGGACAGACGATAAACCGTAGCGAACTTATCGCCGTCGGCACTCCGCAAATTTTTGATAAAAAAACATTGCTTGACTGTTTTGCAAAAATTGAAGATTTAAGTGAAATTCCGACTGACGAAGCGATGCTTGTGCAAAAGTTCGGACACAAAGTCGGATGGATAAAGAGCAGTAAAATGAACTTCAAAATTACAACGCCGGAAGATATAATTTTGGCGGAAGCGATTGTGAAAAACGGAGAGATTTCGTAA
- a CDS encoding SUMF1/EgtB/PvdO family nonheme iron enzyme, with protein sequence MKTVQNLTKMFSATVAALFCGFLINCSDQTGGVNPLNNTYRLTVIAGIGGNVNPSAASYRKVGEHIVITASPLPQYSFLSWTTTSDSVVFTSEDNVEISFIMPAAAVTVTANFLQNSDGNGNDGDTKTIAGIECVLVKAGTFMMGSPTSESGRENDETRYKVTLTKDYWISKYPVTQAQYRSAMGNNPSYYKGDNKPVEYLTWDDANAFCKAAGGRLPTEAEWEFAARGGNKRKNYIYSGSDNLNEVGWYWGNSSSGTQPVGQKKANELGIYDMSGNVWEWCSNWYGSYPTGSATDPAGPSSGSYRVFRGGGSCCIISQLCRVASRYNGAPSIRTACLGFRVVFNSSD encoded by the coding sequence ATGAAAACGGTTCAAAATTTAACTAAAATGTTTAGCGCAACGGTCGCCGCATTATTTTGTGGGTTTTTAATAAATTGTTCCGACCAAACAGGCGGCGTGAATCCGTTGAACAATACTTATAGGTTAACCGTAATCGCCGGCATTGGCGGAAACGTAAATCCGTCCGCTGCGTCTTACCGTAAAGTTGGAGAACATATTGTGATAACGGCGTCGCCATTGCCGCAATATTCGTTTTTAAGCTGGACGACGACAAGTGACAGTGTTGTCTTTACCAGTGAGGACAATGTGGAAATTTCGTTTATTATGCCAGCCGCCGCAGTAACGGTAACAGCGAATTTTCTGCAAAACAGCGACGGCAACGGTAATGACGGCGATACCAAAACGATAGCGGGAATAGAATGCGTTCTTGTAAAAGCCGGAACGTTTATGATGGGCAGTCCGACAAGCGAAAGCGGACGAGAAAATGACGAAACACGGTATAAGGTAACGCTCACCAAAGATTACTGGATAAGTAAATATCCCGTAACGCAGGCGCAATATAGGTCGGCAATGGGTAATAATCCGTCATATTATAAAGGTGATAATAAACCGGTAGAATATTTAACTTGGGACGATGCAAACGCATTTTGTAAAGCGGCGGGCGGACGCTTACCCACGGAAGCCGAATGGGAATTTGCCGCGCGTGGCGGCAATAAAAGGAAAAACTATATTTACAGCGGAAGCGATAATTTGAATGAAGTGGGTTGGTATTGGGGTAATAGTAGCAGCGGCACACAACCGGTCGGTCAAAAGAAGGCTAACGAACTTGGCATATACGATATGAGCGGGAACGTATGGGAATGGTGCAGTAACTGGTATGGCAGTTATCCTACAGGTTCAGCAACCGACCCTGCAGGACCGTCTTCCGGCTCTTACCGCGTGTTTCGCGGCGGCGGCAGTTGTTGCATCATTTCGCAGCTTTGCCGTGTTGCCAGCCGCTACAACGGTGCGCCGTCTATTCGCACCGCCTGTTTGGGCTTTCGCGTCGTATTCAATTCATCTGATTAG